A stretch of Limanda limanda chromosome 7, fLimLim1.1, whole genome shotgun sequence DNA encodes these proteins:
- the LOC133005662 gene encoding transcription factor Spi-C isoform X1, protein MDIMAYVTEIRLSGGWSGGAPSSCPEVELEVIEEYLQEHSLEVQSAHMPASPQSTTGPQPHTLLHQGGRIIENSWSGQHAYEWHCGSNTPYEEYEEQAPPPAWPCPHDNQWDHITYSYEAPAYIDSDSQSSCSQYQEYQDSPSPSSDRESGKDRDSLTLAPFSAGKRKERLFQFLFEMLQTPSMRSCIWWVQSSSGTFQFSSQNKERLAQVWGRRKGNRKTMTYQKMARALRNYSRTGEIQKVKRKLTYQFQEKTLRGLRGDSNRA, encoded by the exons ATGGATATA ATGGCCTATGTGACTGAGATCCGGCTGAGTGGAGGCTGGAGCGGAGGGGCTCCCTCCTCCTGCCccgaggtggagctggaggtcatCGAGGAGTACCTGCAGGAGCATTCACTGGAGGTCCAGTCTGCACACATGCCTGCCTCACCTCAGAGTACCACGGGGCCACAACCGCACACACTCCTCCACCAGGGCGGCAGGATCATAG AGAACAGCTGGTCGGGTCAGCATGCTTACGAGTGGCACTGTGGCTCAAACACTCCATATGAGGAGTATGAAGAGCAAGCCCCGCCTCCAGCCTGGCCGTGTCCCCATGACAACCAATGG GACCACATCACGTATTCCTACGAGGCCCCTGCATACATCGACTCAGACTCGCAGTCCAGTTGCTCTCAGTACCAGGAGTACCAAGATTCACCATCACCGTCGTCGGACAGGGAGAGCGGGAAGGACAGAGACTCCCTGACTCTTGCACCATTTTCAG CAGGAAAGAGGAAGGAGCGGTTGTTCCAGTTCCTGTTCGAGATGCTCCAGACGCCGTCCATGCGCAGCTGCATCTGGTGGGTCCAGTCCTCCTCGGGCACCTTTCAGTTCTCTTCCCAAAACAAGGAGCGCCTGGCGCAGGTCTGGGGCCGACGCAAGGGGAACCGCAAGACCATGACCTACCAGAAGATGGCACGGGCGCTGAGGAACTACTCCCGCACCGGCGAGATTCAGAAGGTGAAGAGAAAGCTCACGTATCAGTTCCAAGAGAAGACACTGAGAGGCCTGCGAGGAGACTCTAACAGAGCGTAG
- the LOC133005662 gene encoding transcription factor Spi-C isoform X2: MDIMAYVTEIRLSGGWSGGAPSSCPEVELEVIEEYLQEHSLEVQSAHMPASPQSTTGPQPHTLLHQGGRIIENSWSGQHAYEWHCGSNTPYEEYEEQAPPPAWPCPHDNQWDHITYSYEAPAYIDSDSQSSCSQYQEYQDSPSPSSDRESGKDRDSLTLAPFSGKRKERLFQFLFEMLQTPSMRSCIWWVQSSSGTFQFSSQNKERLAQVWGRRKGNRKTMTYQKMARALRNYSRTGEIQKVKRKLTYQFQEKTLRGLRGDSNRA; the protein is encoded by the exons ATGGATATA ATGGCCTATGTGACTGAGATCCGGCTGAGTGGAGGCTGGAGCGGAGGGGCTCCCTCCTCCTGCCccgaggtggagctggaggtcatCGAGGAGTACCTGCAGGAGCATTCACTGGAGGTCCAGTCTGCACACATGCCTGCCTCACCTCAGAGTACCACGGGGCCACAACCGCACACACTCCTCCACCAGGGCGGCAGGATCATAG AGAACAGCTGGTCGGGTCAGCATGCTTACGAGTGGCACTGTGGCTCAAACACTCCATATGAGGAGTATGAAGAGCAAGCCCCGCCTCCAGCCTGGCCGTGTCCCCATGACAACCAATGG GACCACATCACGTATTCCTACGAGGCCCCTGCATACATCGACTCAGACTCGCAGTCCAGTTGCTCTCAGTACCAGGAGTACCAAGATTCACCATCACCGTCGTCGGACAGGGAGAGCGGGAAGGACAGAGACTCCCTGACTCTTGCACCATTTTCAG GAAAGAGGAAGGAGCGGTTGTTCCAGTTCCTGTTCGAGATGCTCCAGACGCCGTCCATGCGCAGCTGCATCTGGTGGGTCCAGTCCTCCTCGGGCACCTTTCAGTTCTCTTCCCAAAACAAGGAGCGCCTGGCGCAGGTCTGGGGCCGACGCAAGGGGAACCGCAAGACCATGACCTACCAGAAGATGGCACGGGCGCTGAGGAACTACTCCCGCACCGGCGAGATTCAGAAGGTGAAGAGAAAGCTCACGTATCAGTTCCAAGAGAAGACACTGAGAGGCCTGCGAGGAGACTCTAACAGAGCGTAG
- the LOC133005018 gene encoding adenosine receptor A3-like, which yields MAEWSWVVYTVVEVLISVACCLGNMLVVCAVCVGLRDSLREPTFCFLVSLAVADFLVGVAAVPLAVLLDGWVRLTPDLCLLLSCVVLVLTQASVLSLLAIAVDRYLRLHIPLRYKSLATQRRTWLAVSMCWILSCLLGFTPLFGWNNYSSLTSDSTNASSSSPISPPCTFLSVISLPFMVYYNFLGCVMAPLLVMTLLYIRIFWSLQGRLKDSCPQARASLLRERRLACSLALVLILFASCWIPLHLMNCLLLFHGPQAVPRGALYTGILLSHANSAINPVVYAYRIPKIQQAYSQIWRRFLLRLKCCHGDEQVPRSITSSLTNHTEMWGSGGKATP from the exons ATGGCTGAGTGGAGCTGGGTGGTTTACACGGTAGTTGAAGTGCTGATTTCCGTGGCCTGTTGCTTGGGCAACATGTTGGTggtgtgtgcggtgtgtgttGGCCTGCGGGATTCCCTCCGGGAGCCTACCTTCTGCTTCCTGGTCTCCTTGGCAGTGGCTGACTTCCTGGTGGGTGTGGCTGCTGTGCCCCTGGCCGTATTATTGGACGGCTGGGTGAGGTTGACCCCGGACCTGTGCCTGCTCCTCAGCTGTGTCGTGCTCGTGCTGACGCAGGCCTCGGTTCTGTCATTGCTTGCTATCGCTGTGGACCGATACCTGCGGTTACACATACCACTCAG ATACAAATCCCTGGCCACACAGAGGCGCAcgtggttggccgtgtctatgTGCTGGATACTTTCCTGTCTACTGGGGTTCACCCCTCTGTTTGGCTGGAACAACTACTCCTCCCTCACGTCTGATTCCACCAAtgcatcctcctcttcccccatCTCGCCACCATGCACCTTCCTCTCTGTAATTTCTCTCCCCTTTATGGTCTACTACAACTTCTTAGGTTGTGTAATGGCACCCCTGCTGGTCATGACGCTCCTCTACATTCGAATCTTCTGGAGCCTTCAGGGCCGTCTGAAGGACAGCTGTCCCCAGGCCCGGGCCTCTCTGCTCAGGGAGAGGAGGCTGGCCTgctctctggctctggttctcATTTTGTTTGCCAGCTGCTGGATTCCTCTGCACCTGATGAACTGTCTGCTGCTGTTCCACGGCCCGCAAGCTGTCCCGCGGGGGGCGCTCTATACAG GTATCCTCTTGTCTCATGCCAACTCAGCCATCAACCCTGTGGTCTACGCCTATCGCATCCCAAAGATCCAGCAGGCCTACAGTCAAATATGGAGGCGATTTCTCCTGAGGCTCAAATGTTGCCATGGGGACGAGCAGGTTCCTCGATCAATAACAAGCAGCCTGACCAATCACACGGAGATGTGGGGTTCGGGAGGGAAAGCCACACCCTGA